The Pseudomonadota bacterium genome has a segment encoding these proteins:
- a CDS encoding methyltransferase domain-containing protein, translating to MTDWDKRYRDGFYDGAKEPHELLKGFWQAIPRGRVIDIAMGNGRDAAFLAGKGFDVYGIEKSTEAIKIAGQAASNVSIIYGDAGLLPFKNNSAEGVLVFYFLLRSIMGDIINILKKGGVLVYETFLGRQNDIDRRRNPDFLLDDGELISYFRKFENLFYEETITTSEGKRRAIARFVGRKR from the coding sequence ATGACCGACTGGGACAAAAGATACAGAGATGGTTTTTATGATGGAGCAAAGGAACCGCACGAACTCTTAAAGGGATTCTGGCAGGCCATACCAAGGGGGCGCGTTATTGATATAGCAATGGGAAACGGACGGGATGCCGCATTTCTTGCAGGCAAGGGGTTTGATGTGTACGGTATCGAGAAATCAACGGAGGCAATAAAAATCGCCGGGCAGGCAGCAAGCAATGTATCAATAATCTACGGGGATGCCGGCCTTTTGCCTTTCAAAAACAATTCAGCAGAAGGCGTTCTTGTATTCTATTTTCTACTTAGAAGCATAATGGGGGATATCATAAACATATTGAAAAAGGGCGGCGTGCTTGTTTATGAAACCTTTTTAGGAAGACAGAACGATATTGACAGACGGAGAAACCCGGATTTTCTTCTTGACGACGGCGAGCTCATTTCTTATTTTAGAAAGTTTGAGAACCTTTTTTATGAGGAAACCATCACAACCTCAGAAGGGAAGAGGAGGGCAATAGCCAGGTTTGTAGGTAGAAAGAGATGA
- the gyrB gene encoding DNA topoisomerase (ATP-hydrolyzing) subunit B, whose protein sequence is MTENGISEYGAGSIKILGGLDAVRKVPSMYIGNTGFEGLHHLVYEIVDNSIDEALEGFCNRITITIHRDNSVTCEDNGRGIPTEMHIEENMPALEVVLTKLHAGGKFDKNSYKYSAGLHGVGLSVVNALSEYLEVEVRRGGSVFSQRYEGGNKKTELKIIGDTEKTGTKIWFKPDKEIFESIEFSNETLAHRMREISFLNNGIYIILIDERKGKRQEFKHEGGIKAFVKFLSSNKNVLFDEPIFIASSKNLLDSLEVGIQYNEGYNENVYSFVNNVNTQEGGTHVAGFRSALTRCINNFIQTNSSQKTKEPISGDDVKEGLVAVINTKIQNPQFEGQTKAKLGNSEIKGLVESVLNEKLAEYFELNQNIAKIVVNKVIETKRAREAARKAKDLIKSKSLIESGILPGKLADCQETNPDLCEIFIVEGDSAGGSAKQGRDRRTQAILPLKGKILNVEKSRPEKVLSNQEVRNVYLALGTNLNGIDRLRYKKIIIMTDADVDGSHIRTLLLTLFYRKMPDLIANGYMYIAQPPLYKVKHGGKELYIKDEDEFERFVTQRGIEKTVCYIDNVEIDKHEFTQSVENVRSVEYYLKDMKRLGNSKKVIISLFRALIRNREDFEGGEKLYKFKEYLDGYGYGTEVVRDREHNLFTIRVERTDQKGEGSTIDYEICNQADYIETLEKYAKAHDFYEKKVKVISGGKEETIASAEEFLRFINEKGKEGISIQRYKGLGEMNPEQLWETTMDPERRSLLRVAIEDAIEADQMFTVLMGNNIETRRAFIEQNAMNVRNLDI, encoded by the coding sequence ATGACTGAAAATGGAATAAGCGAATACGGAGCAGGAAGTATAAAAATATTGGGCGGGCTTGATGCTGTTAGAAAAGTGCCGTCTATGTATATAGGAAATACCGGTTTCGAAGGACTCCACCATCTTGTATATGAAATTGTTGATAATAGTATTGATGAGGCTCTGGAGGGATTCTGTAATAGAATAACCATTACAATACACAGGGATAACAGTGTTACATGTGAGGACAATGGAAGAGGAATACCCACAGAGATGCACATAGAAGAAAATATGCCCGCGCTGGAGGTTGTGCTTACAAAGCTACATGCAGGCGGAAAGTTCGATAAAAATTCATACAAATATTCTGCCGGGTTGCACGGCGTAGGTCTGTCTGTTGTAAATGCTCTTTCGGAATATCTTGAGGTAGAAGTAAGGAGAGGCGGCAGCGTGTTTTCACAGAGGTATGAAGGCGGAAATAAAAAAACAGAGTTGAAAATAATAGGTGATACGGAAAAAACAGGGACGAAGATATGGTTTAAACCGGATAAAGAAATATTCGAATCCATAGAATTCAGCAATGAAACACTGGCGCACAGGATGAGGGAAATATCATTCCTGAACAACGGTATATACATAATTCTTATTGATGAAAGAAAAGGGAAACGACAGGAGTTTAAACACGAAGGCGGCATAAAAGCATTCGTAAAATTTTTAAGCAGCAACAAAAATGTTCTGTTCGACGAACCAATTTTTATAGCAAGCTCGAAAAATCTGCTTGATTCATTAGAAGTTGGCATTCAGTATAATGAAGGATATAATGAGAATGTATATAGTTTTGTGAATAACGTAAACACCCAGGAGGGCGGTACGCACGTAGCAGGCTTCAGGAGTGCCCTGACAAGGTGTATCAATAATTTCATTCAAACGAATAGCTCACAAAAGACAAAAGAACCGATATCAGGAGACGATGTAAAAGAGGGGCTTGTTGCGGTTATTAATACAAAAATTCAAAACCCTCAATTTGAAGGACAAACAAAGGCAAAACTCGGAAATAGCGAAATAAAGGGCTTGGTAGAATCTGTTTTAAATGAAAAACTTGCCGAGTATTTTGAATTAAATCAAAATATTGCAAAAATTGTTGTAAATAAAGTAATAGAAACAAAGAGGGCGCGGGAAGCTGCAAGAAAGGCTAAAGATCTTATAAAAAGTAAGAGTTTGATAGAAAGCGGTATTTTACCGGGAAAGCTTGCCGATTGTCAGGAAACCAACCCCGATCTTTGTGAAATTTTTATTGTTGAGGGTGATTCTGCAGGAGGCTCTGCAAAACAGGGAAGAGACAGAAGAACGCAGGCGATACTCCCTCTAAAAGGAAAAATATTGAATGTTGAAAAATCAAGGCCCGAAAAGGTACTGTCAAATCAGGAGGTAAGGAATGTTTACCTTGCCCTGGGTACCAATCTGAACGGTATCGACAGATTAAGGTATAAAAAGATTATAATCATGACAGATGCGGACGTTGATGGTTCACACATAAGGACGTTGCTTCTTACGCTTTTTTACAGAAAAATGCCGGATCTGATAGCAAACGGGTATATGTATATTGCGCAACCGCCTCTTTACAAGGTAAAACACGGCGGAAAAGAACTGTATATAAAAGATGAAGATGAGTTTGAAAGGTTTGTAACACAAAGGGGAATAGAAAAAACAGTTTGTTATATCGACAATGTAGAGATTGATAAACATGAATTTACGCAGAGCGTTGAAAACGTAAGAAGTGTAGAATATTATCTGAAGGATATGAAAAGGCTTGGCAATAGTAAAAAGGTTATCATAAGCCTTTTCAGGGCATTGATCCGGAATAGAGAGGATTTTGAAGGAGGAGAAAAGCTGTATAAATTCAAGGAATACCTGGATGGCTACGGATACGGCACCGAAGTGGTGAGAGACAGAGAGCACAACCTGTTTACCATACGTGTAGAACGAACCGACCAAAAAGGGGAAGGCAGCACAATAGATTATGAAATATGCAACCAGGCTGATTATATTGAGACCCTCGAAAAATATGCAAAAGCGCACGACTTTTATGAAAAGAAGGTTAAGGTGATAAGTGGTGGAAAAGAGGAAACAATCGCTAGTGCAGAAGAGTTTTTAAGGTTCATCAATGAAAAAGGGAAAGAAGGTATAAGCATACAGAGATATAAAGGTCTGGGCGAAATGAATCCCGAACAGCTCTGGGAAACCACAATGGATCCTGAGAGGAGAAGCCTGTTGCGGGTTGCAATAGAAGATGCTATTGAGGCAGATCAGATGTTTACCGTACTTATGGGCAACAATATTGAAACAAGAAGGGCCTTTATTGAACAAAACGCTATGAATGTCAGAAACCTCGATATATGA
- the rpmE gene encoding 50S ribosomal protein L31, producing MKKGIHPNLINASVRCACGHTFETLSVRDKITVEICAKCHPIFTGKEKRLDSAGQVEKFERRYGKKSA from the coding sequence ATGAAAAAAGGAATACACCCGAATCTGATAAATGCTTCTGTAAGATGCGCATGCGGACATACCTTTGAGACGCTGTCCGTGAGAGACAAAATAACTGTAGAAATATGTGCAAAGTGTCACCCCATCTTTACCGGAAAGGAAAAACGGTTGGACTCAGCCGGTCAGGTAGAGAAATTTGAAAGGAGATACGGCAAAAAGAGCGCATAA
- the coaE gene encoding dephospho-CoA kinase (Dephospho-CoA kinase (CoaE) performs the final step in coenzyme A biosynthesis.), with protein MILIGITGIVGSGKTTVSDMLRKKGIEVIDLDKVAKDVAEREDVKNDIERAFGGYYITEDSVAVQRIRELVFKDKEKLKKLEDIIHPKVGEQMHDRIKNLEEKGIKTVVIDAPLLYEKGLHRELNRVIVVSTNAAKTKKRLKRRGMDEDDIDQRTAIQMPLKEKEAMADHVIHNNGTIEELKEEVEGLLSSIKVWEEELYAS; from the coding sequence ATGATCCTCATCGGCATAACGGGAATTGTCGGAAGCGGTAAAACAACCGTATCAGACATGCTTAGAAAAAAGGGCATAGAGGTTATAGACCTTGATAAAGTAGCAAAAGATGTCGCAGAGCGGGAAGATGTAAAAAACGACATTGAAAGAGCCTTCGGCGGTTACTACATAACAGAAGACAGCGTTGCCGTTCAGAGGATAAGGGAACTGGTTTTCAAGGACAAAGAGAAATTAAAGAAGCTCGAGGACATAATTCACCCGAAAGTCGGAGAACAAATGCATGACAGGATAAAAAATCTGGAGGAAAAGGGTATAAAAACTGTAGTAATAGACGCCCCCTTATTATATGAAAAAGGCCTTCACAGAGAACTTAATAGGGTTATAGTTGTTTCCACAAATGCAGCAAAGACAAAGAAAAGACTAAAAAGAAGGGGCATGGATGAAGACGATATAGATCAAAGGACGGCGATTCAGATGCCGCTCAAGGAAAAAGAAGCGATGGCAGACCACGTTATTCATAACAACGGTACAATAGAAGAACTCAAAGAAGAGGTGGAAGGCCTTTTAAGCAGTATTAAGGTATGGGAGGAAGAATTATATGCATCTTAA
- the rho gene encoding transcription termination factor Rho — translation MHLNDLKRKRIGELTAIAKEQGVENPSGMRKQEIIFSILQAFVDKNESVNGEGVLEILPEGFGFLRSTDSNYLPGPDDIYISPSQIKRFGLRTGDTVSGQIRPPKDNEKYFALLKVETINFDDPSVAKDKIIFDNLTPIYPNERINLETITENMSTRVMDLFTPVGKGQRGLIVAPPRTGKTMLLQHIANSITENHKEISLIVLLIDERPEEVTDMVRSVKGEVISSTFDEPATRHVQVAEIVIEKAKRLVEHKRDVVILLDSITRLARAYNTVVPSSGKILSGGIDASAMQKPRRFFGAAKNIEEGGSLTIVATALIDTGSRMDEVIFEEFKGTGNMEIYLDRKLAEKRVFPAIDINKSGTRKEELLMNNGDLSRVWLLRKVLQPMNPVDAMEFLVEKLLDTDSNKDFLNNMSKGV, via the coding sequence ATGCATCTTAATGATCTAAAAAGGAAAAGGATTGGGGAGCTTACAGCCATAGCAAAAGAACAGGGTGTAGAAAACCCTTCCGGTATGAGAAAACAGGAGATTATTTTTTCTATTCTCCAGGCATTTGTAGATAAAAATGAATCTGTGAACGGCGAAGGGGTGCTTGAGATACTCCCGGAGGGTTTCGGATTTTTACGGTCAACCGACTCTAACTACCTGCCGGGTCCCGACGATATATATATATCCCCATCACAGATAAAAAGGTTCGGATTAAGAACCGGCGACACCGTGTCGGGACAGATAAGACCGCCAAAGGACAACGAGAAATACTTTGCCCTGCTGAAGGTGGAGACGATAAACTTTGATGACCCGAGTGTGGCGAAAGACAAGATCATATTTGACAACCTTACGCCCATATATCCTAACGAGAGAATAAACCTCGAAACTATCACGGAGAATATGTCGACAAGGGTTATGGACCTCTTTACACCTGTAGGAAAAGGACAAAGAGGGTTGATAGTTGCCCCGCCCAGAACCGGAAAAACCATGCTCCTGCAACACATAGCAAACAGCATTACCGAAAACCACAAAGAGATCAGCCTCATCGTTCTCCTGATCGATGAAAGACCGGAAGAAGTGACGGATATGGTAAGATCGGTTAAGGGTGAAGTTATAAGTTCTACCTTTGATGAACCGGCAACAAGACATGTTCAGGTAGCAGAAATAGTTATAGAGAAGGCCAAAAGGCTTGTAGAACATAAAAGGGATGTTGTTATTTTACTCGATAGCATAACAAGGCTTGCGAGGGCTTACAACACGGTTGTTCCGTCGAGCGGAAAAATACTCTCCGGTGGTATAGATGCATCGGCTATGCAGAAACCAAGGAGGTTTTTCGGCGCTGCCAAGAATATAGAAGAAGGCGGCAGTCTGACGATAGTTGCCACAGCCCTTATAGATACCGGGAGCAGGATGGACGAGGTAATCTTTGAAGAATTTAAGGGCACAGGCAATATGGAGATATACCTTGACAGGAAGCTCGCAGAAAAGAGGGTATTCCCTGCCATTGATATAAATAAATCAGGGACAAGAAAAGAAGAGCTGCTAATGAATAACGGCGACCTGTCGAGGGTATGGCTTTTAAGAAAAGTGCTTCAGCCCATGAACCCCGTTGACGCCATGGAGTTTCTTGTTGAAAAACTATTGGACACCGATTCAAATAAAGACTTTTTAAATAATATGAGCAAAGGAGTTTGA
- a CDS encoding C40 family peptidase, which translates to MTAEGLIPTIKHRYAQLLLIALLLAVIFGCAPQQVKVYQPVAGVRNDIVQHTVALLGKPYKNAAKGPDAFDCSGLVYYVYKKVNIVLPVMTEGLIKAGYDVARDSVLPGDLVFFKIKKNLHSGIMINKTDFVHSSNSRGVTVDSIESKYWQKSFFCFRSVL; encoded by the coding sequence ATGACTGCGGAAGGGCTTATACCCACCATTAAGCACCGGTATGCACAATTGCTGCTGATCGCGCTGCTCCTTGCGGTTATCTTTGGCTGTGCCCCGCAACAGGTTAAGGTTTACCAGCCTGTAGCGGGTGTAAGAAACGATATTGTTCAACATACTGTTGCGCTTCTCGGCAAGCCGTATAAAAATGCCGCAAAAGGTCCGGATGCATTTGATTGTAGCGGGCTTGTCTACTATGTGTATAAAAAGGTTAATATAGTCCTTCCGGTTATGACAGAGGGTCTGATAAAAGCCGGCTATGACGTGGCGAGAGACAGTGTGTTACCAGGGGATCTCGTATTTTTCAAGATAAAGAAAAATCTTCACTCGGGCATAATGATAAACAAGACGGATTTTGTTCACTCCTCAAATTCAAGGGGTGTAACTGTAGACAGTATAGAATCGAAATATTGGCAGAAAAGCTTTTTTTGCTTCCGAAGCGTTTTGTAG
- the prfA gene encoding peptide chain release factor 1, which translates to MFGRLEEIEKRYCQIEEDMARPDATANLETYRKLAKEYTELKELVDLHRNWKGKVAEEGKTSEMLKAETNEEMKALIREEAGSLERERVKLESLLRDKLLKGHEKPVQSMFLEIRAATGGEEAALFARDLFAIYMKYAEKMKWKTELIEASMSDLGGLKEAIMVIEAKDAYGLLRYESGVHRVQRVPVTEAQGRIHTSAVTVAVLPEPEETEFNINQDELRIDVFRSSGPGGQHVNTTDSAVRVIHIPTGIVVTCQDEKSQHKNKAKAIRVLRARLKEKMEDEKEQEISEERRKQVGTGDRSERIRTYNFPQGRVTDHRIGLTLYKLQDVLNGNIDDILTPLVAHFQSEALKKG; encoded by the coding sequence ATGTTTGGAAGACTGGAGGAAATAGAAAAAAGATACTGCCAGATCGAAGAAGATATGGCAAGGCCCGATGCAACGGCTAATCTGGAGACATACAGGAAGCTTGCCAAGGAATATACCGAACTGAAAGAGCTCGTAGATCTTCACAGGAATTGGAAAGGCAAAGTTGCGGAAGAAGGAAAAACCTCAGAGATGCTGAAGGCCGAAACAAACGAAGAAATGAAAGCATTAATAAGAGAAGAAGCCGGAAGCCTTGAGAGGGAAAGGGTTAAGCTCGAATCACTTTTGCGTGACAAACTCTTAAAGGGTCACGAAAAGCCGGTTCAGAGTATGTTCCTTGAGATAAGGGCAGCAACAGGAGGCGAGGAGGCAGCTCTTTTTGCAAGGGATCTTTTTGCCATATACATGAAATATGCTGAGAAAATGAAATGGAAAACAGAGCTGATAGAGGCGAGCATGTCGGACCTCGGGGGCCTGAAAGAAGCTATAATGGTTATAGAGGCCAAAGACGCCTATGGCCTTTTAAGGTATGAGAGCGGCGTTCACAGGGTACAAAGGGTTCCCGTTACAGAGGCACAGGGGAGGATACACACGTCGGCAGTAACCGTTGCAGTCTTGCCCGAACCCGAAGAGACGGAATTTAATATAAACCAGGATGAGCTGAGAATAGATGTATTCCGGTCGAGCGGTCCAGGTGGGCAGCATGTAAACACTACAGACTCTGCTGTGCGGGTTATACACATACCGACAGGCATAGTTGTTACCTGCCAGGACGAAAAGTCACAGCACAAAAACAAGGCAAAGGCCATAAGGGTGTTGCGCGCCCGCCTCAAAGAAAAGATGGAGGACGAAAAAGAACAGGAAATTTCCGAGGAAAGGAGAAAACAGGTAGGAACAGGTGACCGCAGCGAACGCATCAGGACTTACAACTTTCCCCAGGGCAGGGTTACAGACCACAGGATCGGCCTTACGCTTTACAAGCTCCAGGATGTATTGAATGGA
- the dnaA gene encoding chromosomal replication initiator protein DnaA has product MSDILSLIKTKIAGVISEDSYKTWIEPIKYIDYKDCKCTVSVPNAFFRDWVVENFEPILLALIKEITKENSKIEYILKKEEGGDKKVVAVKRSEQYNTFNPKYTFNPKYTFNPKYTFENFVVGGSNQFANAACLAVSTNPGKTYNPLFIYGGVGLGKTHLLNAIGNFLTKHGNKNADHICYITAEIFMNELINSIRFDKMDDFRNKFRKMDVLLIDDIQFIAGKERTQAEFFHTFNALYDNMKQIVVTSDKFPRDIENFEERLKSRFEWGLIADIQSPDIETKVAILNKKAELENIDLPNDVAFFIASNAEDSVRSLEGSLIRIGAFASLSNTVITLDLAKEVMGNIIKEKKREITIDMIIKEVSNYYSIKISDIKSEKRMRSIMIPRQVAIYLSRKLTDHSLVSIGEKFGGKDHATIIHSIKKIEEEIKVKKEFKNTVEKLEAKVKST; this is encoded by the coding sequence ATGTCTGATATATTATCTCTAATTAAAACAAAGATTGCAGGTGTAATAAGCGAGGATAGTTATAAAACCTGGATCGAGCCGATAAAATATATAGATTATAAAGACTGTAAATGCACCGTTTCTGTACCGAATGCCTTTTTCAGAGACTGGGTTGTTGAGAATTTTGAGCCTATACTCCTTGCCCTTATAAAAGAAATTACAAAGGAGAATTCTAAAATAGAATACATATTAAAAAAGGAAGAGGGTGGAGATAAAAAGGTTGTTGCAGTAAAAAGGAGCGAGCAGTATAATACGTTTAATCCAAAGTATACGTTTAATCCAAAGTATACGTTTAATCCAAAGTATACGTTTGAAAATTTTGTTGTAGGAGGAAGCAACCAGTTCGCAAACGCTGCATGTCTTGCTGTTTCAACAAATCCCGGAAAGACATATAATCCACTTTTTATATATGGCGGCGTTGGTCTCGGAAAAACGCATCTTTTGAATGCTATAGGCAATTTTCTAACAAAACATGGAAACAAGAATGCCGATCATATTTGTTATATTACGGCGGAAATATTTATGAATGAACTCATAAACTCAATAAGATTTGATAAGATGGATGATTTTAGAAATAAATTCAGAAAGATGGATGTTTTACTGATAGATGATATACAATTTATTGCCGGTAAAGAAAGAACACAGGCTGAATTTTTCCATACTTTTAACGCACTTTATGACAACATGAAGCAGATTGTGGTTACAAGCGACAAATTCCCCCGTGACATTGAAAATTTTGAAGAGAGATTAAAGTCACGTTTTGAGTGGGGTCTTATTGCTGATATTCAGTCACCGGATATTGAAACAAAGGTTGCTATTTTAAATAAAAAGGCAGAGCTTGAAAATATCGACCTTCCGAATGATGTTGCTTTTTTCATCGCATCCAACGCCGAAGACAGTGTAAGGTCTCTTGAAGGTTCCTTAATACGCATCGGTGCTTTTGCATCTTTAAGTAACACTGTTATAACACTCGATCTTGCAAAAGAAGTTATGGGTAATATTATTAAAGAAAAAAAGAGGGAAATTACAATAGATATGATAATAAAGGAAGTTTCTAATTATTACTCTATTAAAATTTCAGATATAAAATCAGAAAAAAGAATGAGGTCTATCATGATACCTCGTCAGGTTGCTATATATCTTTCAAGAAAACTGACGGATCATTCTCTGGTGAGTATTGGTGAAAAGTTTGGTGGAAAGGATCATGCTACTATTATCCATTCTATTAAAAAAATTGAAGAAGAAATTAAAGTTAAAAAAGAGTTCAAAAACACTGTTGAAAAGTTGGAAGCAAAGGTTAAGTCTACATGA
- a CDS encoding thioredoxin family protein, whose product MIRKLLIIIFILLLTTVPVVADEYSDAMKRAKTEDKPVVIYFYSKYCRFCDAMDRDVLFDKEIKKTLSEGIVYLRVDADITKQTARLYNVRGYPTTCLLDPTGKRIISIPGYIPKDDLKKVLEFLKGKHYQRTTLLEFLEK is encoded by the coding sequence GTGATACGAAAACTATTAATAATAATTTTTATCCTTCTCCTCACAACCGTACCCGTTGTTGCAGACGAATACAGCGATGCAATGAAAAGAGCGAAAACCGAAGATAAGCCCGTGGTTATCTATTTCTATAGTAAATACTGCCGTTTTTGTGACGCAATGGACAGAGACGTGCTGTTCGATAAGGAAATAAAAAAAACATTAAGCGAGGGAATTGTCTACCTGAGGGTTGATGCTGATATAACAAAACAAACAGCAAGGCTTTATAATGTAAGGGGTTACCCTACCACATGCCTCCTTGATCCGACAGGAAAGCGTATTATATCTATACCCGGTTATATACCAAAGGACGACCTCAAGAAGGTTCTGGAATTTTTAAAAGGTAAACATTACCAAAGGACGACCTTATTGGAATTTCTGGAAAAATGA
- the dnaN gene encoding DNA polymerase III subunit beta: MNIILDKNIFLAPIAKLASITEKKSLMPILSNLLIEFGTEKTKVYSTDLEISAIGYLDYKVETERKIILHGRKLLEILREMDNGDIDLEIRENMLIIKQKKSEFVLGLQDPEEFPEVKEIKGHEEFILKGNMLLEMINKVGFAVSVDETRYVLTGMYMKGMEGKMVVVGTDGYRMSLCQKEIEGLKAFKGIIIPKRSIAEIERIIEEKDEVKIIIDDKHVQVSTNMITLISRTIEGNFPDYDNVIPENNINVISIDKETFYKGIKKVSAIIGRSEPIRISFLKNKMEIEAEADVGSAKEIIDINYEGEEINMNFNVRFIMDVVSHIQGDKIIIKTPEAYGAVLFEGEEGKDHRNIIMPIRI, encoded by the coding sequence ATGAATATAATATTAGACAAAAACATTTTTCTTGCCCCAATTGCAAAACTTGCAAGTATAACCGAAAAAAAATCTCTTATGCCTATCCTTTCAAATCTTCTTATAGAATTTGGAACTGAAAAAACAAAAGTTTATTCTACAGATCTTGAGATAAGTGCCATAGGCTACCTGGATTATAAAGTAGAAACAGAAAGGAAAATAATATTGCACGGGAGAAAATTACTGGAAATACTCAGGGAGATGGATAATGGAGACATTGATCTGGAGATTAGAGAAAATATGTTGATAATAAAACAAAAAAAATCGGAGTTTGTTTTAGGTCTGCAAGATCCTGAAGAGTTTCCAGAAGTTAAGGAGATAAAAGGACACGAAGAATTTATTTTAAAAGGTAATATGTTGCTTGAAATGATAAATAAAGTGGGTTTTGCCGTGTCTGTTGATGAGACCAGATATGTGCTGACAGGCATGTATATGAAAGGCATGGAAGGGAAAATGGTAGTTGTAGGAACCGATGGCTACAGGATGTCTTTGTGCCAGAAAGAGATTGAAGGATTAAAGGCTTTCAAGGGTATTATAATACCGAAAAGGTCTATAGCAGAAATAGAAAGAATTATAGAGGAGAAAGATGAGGTAAAAATTATAATAGATGATAAACATGTGCAGGTCAGCACGAATATGATTACACTTATTTCCAGGACCATAGAAGGAAATTTTCCTGACTATGATAATGTTATACCGGAGAATAATATAAATGTTATATCTATTGATAAAGAGACTTTTTATAAGGGTATAAAAAAGGTTTCAGCAATAATTGGAAGATCGGAACCAATCAGAATAAGTTTTCTAAAAAATAAAATGGAAATTGAGGCAGAGGCTGATGTTGGAAGTGCAAAGGAGATTATTGATATAAATTATGAAGGTGAAGAAATAAATATGAACTTTAATGTAAGGTTTATTATGGATGTGGTATCACACATTCAGGGCGATAAAATTATTATAAAGACGCCGGAGGCTTATGGCGCAGTGCTTTTTGAAGGAGAAGAAGGAAAAGACCATAGAAATATTATAATGCCGATAAGGATATAA
- a CDS encoding HAD-IB family phosphatase, with product MPIKIVFFDCDGTLTKVKSSWEYIHRKLNIWESNADEYQKLFKEGVINYGEFCRRDALLWKGLTLREVLGIAGQIPYQEGAKEAVAALKEMGIFTVIISTGLSFVIDKVRSELGIHMSLSNELLTESGILTGETMINVEYDGKGCWVEKILKDMGIDSSAACAIGDGEGDKGMFEAVSLSIGFHPCSNMKPFLTHSIQNSSLAGMVDIIKDYA from the coding sequence ATGCCAATAAAAATCGTGTTTTTTGACTGTGATGGCACGCTGACAAAGGTGAAAAGCAGTTGGGAATATATACACAGGAAGCTGAATATTTGGGAAAGTAATGCCGATGAGTATCAAAAACTGTTCAAAGAAGGTGTTATAAACTATGGCGAGTTTTGCAGAAGAGATGCTCTTCTGTGGAAAGGGCTTACATTGCGCGAGGTCTTGGGGATAGCGGGACAGATACCCTATCAGGAAGGCGCAAAAGAAGCTGTTGCGGCACTAAAAGAAATGGGGATATTTACAGTAATAATCTCCACGGGACTGTCTTTCGTCATTGACAAGGTAAGGAGTGAACTTGGAATACACATGTCCCTGTCAAATGAATTGCTTACAGAAAGCGGCATCCTTACCGGGGAAACCATGATTAATGTGGAATATGACGGGAAGGGTTGCTGGGTTGAAAAAATCTTGAAGGACATGGGCATAGATAGTTCGGCGGCTTGCGCAATTGGCGACGGAGAAGGCGATAAGGGGATGTTCGAAGCCGTTTCTCTGTCCATAGGGTTTCACCCTTGTTCTAACATGAAGCCTTTTCTCACACACTCTATTCAAAACAGTTCCCTTGCCGGTATGGTTGATATTATAAAGGATTATGCTTAG